In one Lycium barbarum isolate Lr01 chromosome 7, ASM1917538v2, whole genome shotgun sequence genomic region, the following are encoded:
- the LOC132603501 gene encoding plant intracellular Ras-group-related LRR protein 7-like, which produces MGCCSSKGTADTKATRMARWRSTGIVALRDSKLKSFPDEVICLERSVRTLDLTRNKLVQIPMEINKLINLQRLILADNLIEHLPVNLGLLQSLKVATLDGNRITAFPDELGQLVKLERLSVSANLLMSLPETIGSLRNLVLLDVSNNKLKFLPESIGSCFSLEELQANDNSIEELPASVCNLVQLKSLCLNNNNLNQMPLNLLRECKSLQNIALHGNPISMDQFQQMDGFKEFEARRKQKFDKQIDSNVIISSKGLDEGVDL; this is translated from the exons ATGGGGTGTTGCAGTAGCAAGGGGACCGCAGATACTAAAGCCACCCGCATGGCCCGATGGCGTTCAACTGGCATCGTTGCTTTACGCGACTCCAAATTAAAG TCTTTTCCTGATGAAGTTATTTGCCTGGAGAGATCTGTACGCACCCTAGACTTGACACGCAATAAATTGG TTCAAATTCCCATGGAGATCAACAAGCTAATTAACTTGCAGCGTCTT ATTTTGGCTGATAACCTTATTGAGCATCTCCCTGTGAACCTGGGATTGCTTCAGTCTTTGAAAGTTGCAACACTTGATGGGAATCGAATCACAGCATTTCCTGATGAAT TGGGCCAGTTGGTGAAGCTTGAGCGTTTGTCTGTCTCAGCAAACTTGTTAATGAGCTTGCCTGAGACCATTGGGAGCTTACGGAAT TTGGTGCTGTTGGACGTTTCAAACAATAAGTTAAAGTTTCTTCCTGAATCAATTGGAAGTTGCTTCTCTTTGGAAGAATTGCAAGCAAATG ATAATTCTATTGAAGAGCTTCCTGCATCAGTTTGCAATCTTGTTCAACTAAAGTCACTGTGCCTGAACAATAACAATCTCAATCAG ATGCCTCTAAATTTATTAAGAGAATGCAAGAGCTTGCAGAACATAGCCCTGCACGGAAATCCCATTTCCATGGACCAATTTCAACAG ATGGATGGTTTCAAGGAATTTGAAGCCCGCCGTAAACAAAAGTTTGACAAACAAATTGATTCAAATGTGATAATCAGTTCTAAAGGGCTTGATGAGGGTGTTGACTTGTGA